The following DNA comes from Bos indicus x Bos taurus breed Angus x Brahman F1 hybrid chromosome 22, Bos_hybrid_MaternalHap_v2.0, whole genome shotgun sequence.
TAGTCTATTTCAAGTTAAAGTGATGAAAATCAAGCACAAAATAATAAAGGATATGAGTAAGAGACAGTGAGGTAAAAACCATGAAAAGTTTAcaagaaaagaatacaaattagTTATTAACTTCATACCACCATCACTTTTTTCAGTTGTAAAAATGCTCATTCTCTGCATTATCCAGTCTATGTCAATGACAAAAGTTAGATGTAACTTGaaccaaaaatcaatcaatcaatcaaaagaTGATCACTTTTTTACCATTTCCTGCCCCCTGAATAAAGATCAACTAGATGCATGTCTTGGGGCAGCCAACTTGGTCTCTCTGGCCCTCACCTTCCACTCGTATAAAATGGAGGGTTAAATTACTGATTTCTAAATCCTACATATTCCATAAATGTTCCAGGAGCCCCCACgagagatcccacccatgacaaaggtcatacagagaagacctgacaggcaaaggcagaTCAGGACTCGAGGGATTCCCTGGACctgcttgagcatctaccccgaaaccaaaatctgtctgtctactgtttacTATATTATGCCTTTCAACCACTCTTCTGATATTagcagggggctatccccgaccacctttctctcgAGAAAATCAACTTAGGACTCtaagttaataagtctcctgggcatgaaaggaataCTTCTATTCtaacccctctgttggcattctagcttgcTTCACAGGTTTTTCCTTACTCTTACAACTAacgcacatgattgttcacaacttcCCAACCATGAAAGGCACGGGAAGCctaaacattctaaaagtcctaatgggCATAGAGCCCTTTAAGgggtgaaaaattattagaatagtactggtaaagggcttcattattgggccaatgcttgctgccaagttcccatatcccttatcccttgtgcacctgggagtgcattagttaaTGTAGTTgcaatgtaagaaaaacaagtagtagccttggtattaaccacatcagacctttgagctaataagTTCTTTCCTTGTTGTGACCCACTGTACCTTTGCTCCATGAAAATATAactgtttagtactttctgaggctgacacagattagaaatataaagtaaaaacacttcaagggaaaacaagttttctggttgatcaaccttttatcaaaaaagggtcataaaatgtcaacaggcctccaggccagaagataatgtacatagCATAAGACCCTTGTTTATGGAAAGGCATACAGAAAAAAACCCTGGTTTCGATAAGGGCAAAACTGCTGGagtgtttgggctgactctgcatgaccttgcatctttcattttcctctatgtacaagtcaggGTAtaaagctccttttgaaaataaagttatgggcctcgctcaCTGAAGCTTGGCCTCCCCGTGTCATTCATTCGCCGATGCCGTTCATCTTGAGGGTATCCCTGGACTCTGCTGAGGCTGGTCCCCAGCAGTAAATGCAAGATTCCCTTCTAAGGTATGACTGATAGCAGAGAGTGGGCTTACACCTTTAAAGATGGAGACTCTGTCCCTTATCATGGCAACGCATTGCAAATACCAGGGAGCTTTAACTAACAGCAATAGTTGTTTACCCTGAGCCCAAACTTCTTCCCCTGAAATCTCTACTCCCTGTGTCTTCAGTCTGCTCTGTGAGTCACATAGCACAAGCCTTCTCCTTATTTCCTCCCAGGTATTTGGAAACAGTGGTCTTGTCCCTAACTCTGGTGTTCTTCCAAACAAAATGGTAACGGACTCTGCTTGGGAGACAAAAAGAGAGTAACACTCACCGATAAGATGATGTGGAACTTCTCGATCGACTTCTTGAGTGACTATAGGAGACAGACCTTGTTCTGTGTCTTGATTTGGTCTCAGACTTACTTCTAGATCTACTTGGACTCCTGGACTGGCTATCACCATCTCGACTAGGTGTCTGTTCATCACTTGAACTCTCTTGATTTCTTGGCCTCCGGTTTAAGCGTGCCGTCTTTCTTACTTCATCAAAGAGAGACCCAGGCCgaactttatttttgcttttaatttctattCTCAAACCCTGTGGTTTCATTTCAGGCATAGCAGTCAGTGCCTTAACGTCCGTAGCACTGGATGTGGTAGCAGATGGTGCTGCAAGGTTCCCCACACCTTGCAGGGGCTTCCATTTATTATCCACGAGGCTCGTCTGGCTTTTCTCAGCTACCTCGTTCTTTATAGTACTTTCTACAGCACTGGTCAAGCTGGCAGAGCCGCTGTCCTGTTTGCCCATCTCACCCAACATTTTGATTTCTGACATACTGCTTTCCTGTTTTCTCAACTCTGCCTCAGGATACTCTGCTGCCATATCCTGCTTTAGAACAATGCTTATATCTGGGGTATCAAGCCTTGAATTTCCTAGAGGGGAAGTCCCCTCGGCCTTTCCTGGGGAGCTCCGATCAGGAGTGCAAATCTCCATGTTGTCATCTGCTTGTAGCATATCCTCTGCTCCGCTTGGGATGCTCTCTTCAATATGCTGAatgtttgggggagaacggaCTACATTTTCATCAGTGTTTACGGTTACAGGAGAAGTGCTGAGTTTAACACCATCTTTAGTAGACTGATCAATATCTGATGACACTGTTGTGCTATGTTTACCTGAAAGGCTGCTGTCTTCACAGGGCTTCTTAGTTTggggaatattttcttttatggtttcacTGTTCTCAGaaacttgctttttctctttcgCCTCCTGAGTAACTTGCTTTTCAttaatctcctcctcctcctcttcaccaAATTCTAGTGGAGGCTGCCAGTGAAATGCTTGTTTTCGTTTTGGAGTCTtgtgctttttatcttttttcccttttaatttctcttttgcttttttggtgtgttcccttttaatattttcctttgagCTGTGTTTATGCTTGTGTGGCTTTCCTCTAGTGTTTTCTGAATTGGAATAGAATTCCTCAGAATCAGAGGTTGAGGAGTGCTGTTTGCTTGATTTCCAGGCACTGTTACCATCAGGCAGTAAAGTATTTGCTGAAGACTTAGTTGTGGGTTTGGCTTTGATGTGAATTTCACCAGACTCTGACTCAGAATCCGAAGTGGCCTCACCTTCCTCCTTATCAGAAGATGGCCGGGgactatttttattgtttttagttaCATCTCGTTCAGAATTTGACTCAGAGTCCCATTTACTCCCAGCATAATTCTTCCTTTTGGGCTTACTGCTATTTCGAAAGTGATCAGAAAGATTTTctttcaaagttcttttttttgaATGAGGGCATTCCCGTTCAGGCCTAGATTtgtcttcatctctgtttctctcttgttTATTATTCACTTCCATTTGGACTTGCTTCTCCTGGGCTGACTGCGTAACCTGAACACTTGACTGTTCAGTGTCTGAAGAGTAATCTAAAGATGATCTGCTTTCACTGTACTTTCTATGACATGAAGACTTGGCTCTGCCTTTGACATATCTGTTACGAAGTGCTTTTTCAGAGCTGCTGCTATGCCTTCTATTTGAGGTATAACTTTTTTTCCCACTGGATCTAAATTTTCTCTTGGCTCGTCTCCCATCATCACTGCTAACAGAAGAGTATGAAGATGATCTACTACACCGTGAATGGTCACTGTATTTATTTCGTGAATGAGATCTAGATGAGGGAGACCTAGACCGTGAATGTGAACTAGCTAAACTTCGAGACCTTGTGTATGATCTGGAATAAGATCTACTCCTAGAAGATCTGCTCCTTGACCTTGGTGAACTTTCTGAACTTCTATCACTGTATTTTGAATAAGCACTACGAtcactttctgaatttttttctcttttatggtaGGATGATGAACTACCAGTCTCTTTAATATTTGCTAAACTATAAGTGCTTTGGATGGGCAGCAAATGGGTTGTTTTAGCTTTCATTTCCTGGATTCGTTCATAAGAGGGCTTCCAGGGCTTCTGCCCAGGCTTCCACCTTGAAGGAGGGGGGCTGTCACTCAGTGGTATAACAGGAATATTTTCTGCCACCACTGGTTGTACtacaacattttcattttgtgtcACTGTTGCTCTTAAAGGTTCTGTTTTAACAGGTTTATTTTCACTTAACTGAGAGGCTGTTCTTCTTGGTGATTTTGATGCTGTTCTTTGGTGCCCCGACTTAGAACTAGATCTGGACTTTGATCTACTTCGAGAATGTGATGAAGATTTTGAGGCAGTCCTTGATCTTGAGCTTCCTCTAGAATAAGACTGCGAGTGAGATTTTGATCTGTATGAGTCTCTGCTGGAATGCGTTGAAGAGCTCTGGTCATCCTTATCAGATTTAGACCAATCCCTCTTGGACGAGTGATGAGATGAAGACGAGGAAGAATGAGATCTCCTTTCTCTATCACATGAGGATTTCACTCGTCGGGTTGAAGATTTTAAGGATTCTATGTCAGACGGTACAACAATCCTTCTTTTCTTAGTCTGTTTGTGCCTTctgcaatgtttctgctttttagctttctttttatgcttaacctttttctcttttctgcgtTTTTTATGGTGACCATCAGAGTGTCTTGCTGTACTCAGATCTGAATAATACCCATTATAGGACCACGATCGGGATCTCTGGGACAAGCTCCTTTCATCCCATCGGCTTGAAGAGGGATCACTTAACCTATAAAAAGGACATAATATGCAGGCAGTTATGTACAAGCATGTTTTCTaagctttaaaattaaaacacatttgttGTCAATACTAGGCATCAACAAAAGCCTAGTTAACAACCAAGTACTAACTCTATCAATGCTTTAAGCACATGTAGGAAGGATAAAGCAAATAGTTGATAGGCCTGGTCCTGAAATTATAAAACTTCAAAGAAATAACTATTAACAGATTCACTTACAAAAGGATTTTTCCAGAGTCAAATCAGGAATTTTCAAATTTGATaggaaaatagttttgaaaagcaAACCAACTAATTACAAAAGCACTGCTCACCTACCACGTTCCTGGCTTTGATCTGCTCAATAATGCTCTGCCTCCAGGAATAATTTCTGAGGGAGTCAAATCAAATTCCCAAACAATTTGCTGATTCTCTGTAGATACAGGATAACTGCCAAAACTTTAAGAGAAGCCtcccttttttttggctgcatgacttgtgagatcttagttccccgaccagggatggaacctgggaccTGGTAGTGAAAGCTCCAAGTCCTAATCActtgatcaccagggaattcctgacaatcctctttttctttctttttttaaaaaataaccttatttatttttggctgtgctgggtcttccttgttgcatgtgctttctctagttgtggcaagtggaggctactctctagttgcagtgcatgggcttctcattatggtggcttttCTTGCACAGGCTCTAGTGCACATGGGTTtaagtagttgtggctcccaggcacagactcaacagttgtggcacacaggcttagttgctccaaggcgtgtaagatcttcccagatcagggattgaatccgtttctcctatactggcaggtggattctctaccactgagctatcagggaggcctGCCTCTTCTTAAAACTAGCATGACTATTGTTTTATCTCAGGATCATAGAGGTGATCATAGACTTTTCCTTAAGGTTTTAGTTAAACTACTTAGTACAGAAATTGGGGGAAAAGTACATGAAAACTAAGATGCAGGCTTTACAATATCAGTGCTAATGTCAGAGCTCAAAACTGTTCTCAGTGCTACCATATCCATACCACTTGCACACAGCAGATCACACACCTTGTCCTCCTTCTCTGAACTCTGAACCATTCCATTGGATGGCCACAGAGAAAGAGAATTCTACACAGGGTCCCATTGGTATATTTTGCACTAGCTATTCTGGGGCCAGCCCCACTTCTAAAATAGATATTCCACTGTGGAGTGTCACTGAAGACAAGAGATGGGTACACTGCTGAAGAAGCAACAGTCCCTAGGGTCAGAAGTTAACACACACAATGGCTACAAATTTTTTTATCTACCATTAGTGACTACAAAAAAAGAGGCTATGAGAGAATCTGctatgtaagttaaaaaaaataaagtcctgaTTATTGCTAAAATTAAACAAGAAATCTTTAAGAAATTCAGTAGGGTAATGGTCTTGTGAGAGAAAATAGAATTTTGATTTAAAAGTATCCAAAGCCAATCAGCCCTCCTTCCATTTCATCAAGCATTCCCAAATGTATTCTCTGGtcacaatctaattttaaatataaatctttagTGAAAAACCCAGAAGTATGTCTCTATTCCCTTAAGACTTAAAATATAGCAGAGATAGGATTATACTTTTACTTACTTATCTCCTTTACTCCATTTTTCTCCACTAGGTGGTCTATATGCTCTTAATCTCTGCATTTCTTCTTTCCAGTGAGGAGGAGTTTCACTGCTATCATCATCATCTGATTCAGAACAGGATCTTGATCTTGGAGGTGTGTGATAGCGCTTTAAAAACAAAGTTAggaataactatttaaaaaatacttcccaACTGTAATCTGCTATAGGACAGGTAAGCATAAGACTCAATCTTGGATGCCATTTAAATGCAATAATAACTGAAGTACCATAATGATGGTATAAAGTTAAATCAAActaaaagaaataggaaaggcAGATATTCACCTGTAATCACACATAAACTTTCCCTTAGAAGTCCTAATGGTTATACTCATTAGCTTATTCAATATACTAAGATTTCTGAACATACTATTTcacattcatttcaatatttaaatCCATTCAAACATAGCAATAAACACTGATCTAACAGCAGTGCCTTCGCATAGCTACATATTAATTTAAGAGAATACAACTAGCTCCCTGGACAGACTTTGGACTATGCCTAAGATTAAAGCTAGGATTTGCCTACAGGTAAAAACATTTTACTGCTCAGataactaatttgaaaaaaattaagttttaacaCACATACAATTGTGCCCCTTCCTTTAATCTTCCGTCCAGACTTTGACACAGATGGTTTCTGGTCACTTACAGTGGGTGTAACATCAGGAATTTTCCTGGAAAAGaagattgaaaattaaaaataaacaaatgctagGCAGTTTTCTCAGTGTGTAAACGGAGAATTTATGTTCCTTTAATACAATAACAGTTCACTTAGATCTAACACTTTTATAGAATGAGGCACTCCACATGACCTAATTTTCTAAGCAAATcctctgttattttttaaatctttattggagtacagatgatttacaatgttttgctagtctcaggtgtacagcaaagtgaatcagttatttatatatacatatatccactcttttttgaaattcttttcccaGATAGGCCATTACAGAAAATACTGagtgagtttcctgtgctataagtAGGTTCTCAtcaaaaaaatcctttaaataaatgttaacagATATCATTAAAGGCATTATtagttcatttaattctcataacaatactatgaggtaggtattattatcaactcctttttaaaaataaagaattttaagattACAGTTAAGAATGTTGTCCAACGTCACATAGAGGAATGAAACATGACTTTTACAACCATGATATAACAGGGTTTTCCCAGCCAGGAATCTGGCTCCAGATAAACATACAATGCCACTATAAGAAAACCTTAACTAAAAAGTATATTATAGTTTTTTCGGTTATTTCATATTCATGATatcatttgattctcacaatgAAAGAAGCCGGTACTCTTGGTAGACAACTGTTTACCTCATTTTCCTCATGAAGAACACATCACTGAACCAAATGACCTGCCTCTAACTGTTCAGCATGAATTAATGTTCATCTGGTATCTTTTACATGGCTGATCCAACATTGCCActctccacctccttccccacaacATTCCAATTTACTCTGTTGTATGGCCCAGAAactggtatttttaaaagcttgccAAATTACACTGAAGTGCAGCTGAACATGAGAACAAATGAATTAGAGCAAGTGTAGAATCCAGCTTCTGCTAAACAAAGTATAAGTGGTAatgagcttgctgctgctgctaagtcgcatcagtcgtgtcctgactctgtgcaactccatagacggcagcccaccaggctccccttgtccctgggattctccaggcaaaaacactggagtgggttgccatttccttctccaatgcatgcaagtgaaaagtgaaagtgaagtcgctcagttgtgtccaactcctagcgaccccatggactgcagtgcaccagcctcctccatccatgggattttccaggcaagagtactggagtgggggtgccattgccttctccgataaagaaCTTAACTGCTGGCAAATTCAGTAAGATGGCAAGCTCTATAAGGCTGTCAGTCCCTGTTTCTTATCCTTTCATATTGCATATCTTGCATTCTTAGCACATTAATTTTAGCTCCCAAGTGACTGATCAAATCTCAAGCATTCTAATGAAATAGATCAACTTGCTATCTTTGTTATGACACAACTATTTACCAATTATGATTCAAAATTATTCTGCAGGATATAACTTCCAAAGATATTATGTAACCAAAGAGAAGCAATGACCAAATAAACTCACCAATGATATTCAACCATAAATACAAGACAGTGGTataaactacttaaaaaaaataccagataataggggtcagcaaactttttcttaaaagtcGAAGAGAAAGTATTTTAGGATTTCTAGGccaagaagaaaattaaagatgattatgtaacaaaaagaaaacaagttttcacaaatgttttatcaatgaaatttgaaatataataCACTGTGATGTGTAGTGCACTGAACAGCATATATACCAATGACAGCACCACATACAAACTCTCTGCAACTCCTCAATCCTGCTGCTATAGCATAAAAACGGCCCAAGAAAATAGTGAACAAATGGatatggctgtgttccagtaaaatttaatggacactgaaatttgaatttcatacaattttcacatatcacaaaatattattattcttctgatttttttccacaaacatttaaaaacataaaaatcacatttagcTCATAGGCTGCACAAAACCAGACAAGAGGCTGAATTTAGCCCACGGAGGACTGTCGTTTGCCAACTCCTACTAGATGACACTGAAATTGACCTTTCAAGTTTCCTACTTTCTGGAAACTAGATGGATTTGATCAATGAATGGTGTTTTGTATTTTAAGATTTGTTCACAAGACAGAattcttagaattttaaaatatctaacgGTCTAAACAATAATCTTATATAGAGACTTAACTGTGAACAGGGACATCTCTATAACTTTTCAGACTTCAAAATAACTCAATTGCCAATTACCCCAACCACTTTATGGTATTTCTAGTCATACAACATTTCTCTTAACAATTCTAAACTTGAGTGTAACACACAAAATACATTAAGCACTATTTTTTGAGACCAAATCTAAAGCTACATTTTAGCTTTTCTAATATAGAGGAGTTATCACTGAGTAAGTTAACAATAATAACATATGGTACTAAATTATATCCCAAATCACCATGCAATAATTTTGCACTATGTTTTAAAACCTGACTGGACCCAAAGAGTTCAACTAACCCTCTGTTCTGGTAACCAAAATCTCACCCTCTAATGAAAGGCTAAGTAAATGAAGTTAGTAAAGAAATCTTCCCAGATCTCCACTAAGAACTCTCCCAGGTCAACTTGGCAAATTCCCTTTTTCTATTAGCAGAATACGAATTTTGAAAGATAGGGTCCATGGCATTCATGAATCCAGTATCTCCCACAGTATATTTCAAAGTGCTTTGACTATGGGTCACGCTCAATAAATGAGTGTGCACCTGCAATGAGGTGACAGGAATTATCagtcagagaaacaaaaacatgtaGGTTAATCATCCTTACGGTTCAGGCTCCACTGTGACAAGAGGCATATCTCTTCTCAGTAAAAATCGGTTCTCGGGCACTGGAGGAATCTCTTCTGGGCGGACCACAGGCTTTTCCCTTTTGGCATTTGAATCAACAGATCTTTTTTCATTGGTATCACTCCTCTCAGAATGACTTAGAAAGAACAATCAAATCACCAATTAAAATGTGTATATCTAAAATTTTAGTATTAAATAACATAATTAACAGCAAAAGTACTGATACCTTGCAAATCCCACTAAAAAGGTTAACACAATTTTCATAAACAGAACATATAAAACATGAGTGAGTGAAACAGTCACTGCACTAAAACTCTGATACAAGAATTGCCAAATGATCCTTTCTTTAAGAGTTTTAGGGATTGTTTTTACCTACAAATGCATAAATCTTTGATATAAAACATCTGTGCTACCCTTAGATTTGCAACATTTCAATATAAACTTCCTAAAATACTATCCTTTTCAACAATAGGTAACAAAGATAAGTTTACAGAATCACACATACTGTTCCCATTCCAGGGTGTTTGTTTTCTAGGTAAGACTACCCTGGTGTCTCACACTTACCCTTTTGGGCttattatatgtttatttcttggctcttcTGAACTGCTTGCTTCCTTTCGTCTCTTTTTAGAATGTTTAACTTTCGGTCTCCTCTTATGTTTCCTTCTTCTGCTTCTCTCATGTTCAATTTCACTTTCTGAGGATGATTCTGAAGAGGATGAGGAATTGGAAGAGGAATCCGAGACTTCTGAATGAGTtggcttcttcctttttttctcaaaaacttttaataaatagtaataaaagtATTAGTACTGGATTTCACTGCCCACCTTTCAgagtaaaaagaaatgattacCAAGTATTATAAAACATGTTTTATATAAAGCCcactaaaaatttaaataaactttttttcaaGTTGATAATACAACTTGTTGGTGAGATTGTAAGGTAACAAAGCCCTCGTGAAGTTTATATATTAGTTCAGTCAGATAAGAAAATAAGTAACTACCTAATataacaaatgataaatgcttaaagaagagggaggaaaacaCAGAGTAAAGGGAACAAGGCAAGTCAAGGTAATTTAAGataacatttgagcagagacctgaaagaAGCGAGGGACAGGGGTCATGCAGGTATCTGAACAAAGAGTATTCCAGATAGAAGGAACAGCTAGCACAAAGTCCCCAAGTGTCTGGCATGTTTGAGTAAAGATTAACACTGCTGGGAAGACAATGAATATGGAGAGATTAGAGAAACAGCAAAAAGCCAGAATCCCTTACAAACCACAGTAAAGACTTTAGTTTTGGTTGACAGAGAGGGAACCCTTGGAGAAGCTGGCTTTGGTTGCTGCTGAGGACTGTAGAGGGTCAGGTGGAAGCAAGAAGACCAGTTACGAAGCTATCATTACTGAGAAAAGATTATACAGAAGCAATGATAGAGGCAAAGTGAACTGTGGTGAGGCTATTGGAATAACCCAGGTAAAAGATATTTGGGTTTGGACCAAGGTGACAACAGGGGAAGTAAAAAGACAAAGTCAGAGTTGGAAAGATTTCTGATGGATTGAATACAGGGTATGATATGGAGGCATCAGGGATATTGGTATATTACTCGTAGGAGTTTCTTCCACTACTGAAATCTAGGAGGTATCTTTAAGTTATAGTCTTCAACAAGTGTTACCTGTATCCTAGCTCCCTCTGCACTCAAAACACTCTTACCGTCTTTTGCTGACTTTGTGGCAAGCACCCCGCAGTCAATAACTCGTACATCTGCATACGGTCTACTTGCAGCATCAGTTTTCAGATTTTCAATTTGTTCGATCACTTCAAAACCAGAAATAACTAGTCCAAAGACAACATGCACCCTGTCACAATACAAATTCAAGAAAAACTGGTTTGATGATAGTTAAGCCAAGATTAGTAATCAAGACAATTGTAAATGACATGTCCACAGACCTGAAAATAAAAGTGTCTGATGTATGAAGCAACTAGAAGGAAATTAGAAGTTCTgcttcataaaaggaaaaaaaaaaccttgctcaAACTGGGCCTtagttttctgcttttaaaacaaTGATTCTTAACTATTTTACAGTAGAGAGTGTACCAATCAGATTGCACTTGATACTGAGACACCATCCGTGGTCTCAAGACTACTGCATCCTGTGATCCTTAGGGGAGAGCTTGGCTATGAGAGAATAAACCAGAGGTCAAGAGTGCCCCCTTGAGGGTTCACTACGGTCTAATTGGTTGGACTGGCCACCAGCACACCTCCCCAAAATATTAAGAATGTAACTCTTACCCATCCAGGTGTGGAGCAGGTTTTGTGGTACTGTGCAACAAATATCAACACAAAGAAGATGGCAGAAACCAGGTGTTCAGGTGTACAGAGCAGAAGGGTTTAAAAGCACAGCATGTAGAGAACAAAGAAGTAAagataaaaaggggaaaaagttaaACATGATATACACCTAAACTTAATAAGCTTAAAAACAGCAATAGTAGTCattttactgattaaaaaaaccCTCAAGATGACAATGCATTACAAATTTTTCTCTCTCCAATAtgaagactatatatatatacacatatatgtgaaataggTTTGAAATATACagcataaatatacattaaaattaaagttaCTCTCAAATCCGAAACAatgacaataacaaaaacaaaaacaaactcaaaacttATCAAGATAattaaacaagaataaaaaacatCTAGCCATTTGCTTATGGAAAGAAAAGTGTGATCAACACTTAACAAGTGCCCCCCCACACTTAAGTGAGTTTTTCTACTAGTTATTTTTCATACTGAGTCTGCATCTTTTAGGCAGGTAGCTGGAGGTAGGCCTCAACAGCCGTTTTTAGAACTTCCTGCCCCTCTTGCTTCACTTAAGTTGCCACTCAAAACAACTCAGAAAACGCAATAGGGAGCAAATTTTCCATCTGCCAACACTTCTGACCACAAAGTAAGTAATTGTGGATAACATTACAGGTACTTTACATTTCCATGGCCCAAAAACATCCAACTGCTTGCTTTACAGTCACAAATTGGCAGACAGCCACTCTTGGGAAGCCTAGGGGGTATATTATGGTTAAGGCATTTTGAACTCAAGCTGGTTTTCCCATAGCATTTTCACACATCTTCAGACTATGTGAATTATATagtggaaaaaaattcaaaagtagaTAACTAGACTCTATCACAAACATCTTAGtttataagaaagagaaatagtaTTTGAGAGAATCGTCACTGGATTATCAGACCATGTGAAAGCAGTCACTTGTACTAGAAGCTCTAATGtcaatttttattatcattttaaggaAATTCTAAGGAATATAAgtcaataaaacataattttagccTTCAATACTAAAAAGCATTATTCTATCAGGAAATATAacacatatatttacattaaGAATTTTTAGTTCTGTAACAGTACTACagtttagctttaaaaaatta
Coding sequences within:
- the NKTR gene encoding NK-tumor recognition protein isoform X3 yields the protein MDYYSFSEACSQDENFILKHDRAFLLSMANRGKHTNGSQFFITTKPAPHLDGVHVVFGLVISGFEVIEQIENLKTDAASRPYADVRVIDCGVLATKSAKDVFEKKRKKPTHSEVSDSSSNSSSSSESSSESEIEHERSRRRKHKRRPKVKHSKKRRKEASSSEEPRNKHIISPKGHSERSDTNEKRSVDSNAKREKPVVRPEEIPPVPENRFLLRRDMPLVTVEPEPKIPDVTPTVSDQKPSVSKSGRKIKGRGTIRYHTPPRSRSCSESDDDDSSETPPHWKEEMQRLRAYRPPSGEKWSKGDKLSDPSSSRWDERSLSQRSRSWSYNGYYSDLSTARHSDGHHKKRRKEKKVKHKKKAKKQKHCRRHKQTKKRRIVVPSDIESLKSSTRRVKSSCDRERRSHSSSSSSHHSSKRDWSKSDKDDQSSSTHSSRDSYRSKSHSQSYSRGSSRSRTASKSSSHSRSRSKSRSSSKSGHQRTASKSPRRTASQLSENKPVKTEPLRATVTQNENVVVQPVVAENIPVIPLSDSPPPSRWKPGQKPWKPSYERIQEMKAKTTHLLPIQSTYSLANIKETGSSSSYHKREKNSESDRSAYSKYSDRSSESSPRSRSRSSRSRSYSRSYTRSRSLASSHSRSRSPSSRSHSRNKYSDHSRCSRSSSYSSVSSDDGRRAKRKFRSSGKKSYTSNRRHSSSSEKALRNRYVKGRAKSSCHRKYSESRSSLDYSSDTEQSSVQVTQSAQEKQVQMEVNNKQERNRDEDKSRPERECPHSKKRTLKENLSDHFRNSSKPKRKNYAGSKWDSESNSERDVTKNNKNSPRPSSDKEEGEATSDSESESGEIHIKAKPTTKSSANTLLPDGNSAWKSSKQHSSTSDSEEFYSNSENTRGKPHKHKHSSKENIKREHTKKAKEKLKGKKDKKHKTPKRKQAFHWQPPLEFGEEEEEEINEKQVTQEAKEKKQVSENSETIKENIPQTKKPCEDSSLSGKHSTTVSSDIDQSTKDGVKLSTSPVTVNTDENVVRSPPNIQHIEESIPSGAEDMLQADDNMEICTPDRSSPGKAEGTSPLGNSRLDTPDISIVLKQDMAAEYPEAELRKQESSMSEIKMLGEMGKQDSGSASLTSAVESTIKNEVAEKSQTSLVDNKWKPLQGVGNLAAPSATTSSATDVKALTAMPEMKPQGLRIEIKSKNKVRPGSLFDEVRKTARLNRRPRNQESSSDEQTPSRDGDSQSRSPSRSRSKSETKSRHRTRSVSYSHSRSRSRSSTSSYRSRSYSRSRSRGWYSRGRTRSRSSSYRSYKSHRTSSRSRSRSSSYDPHSRSSRSYTYDSYYSRSRSRSRSQRSDSYHRGRSYNRRSRSCRSYGSDSESDRSYSHHRSPSESSRYS